In one Neobacillus sp. WH10 genomic region, the following are encoded:
- the spoIIAA gene encoding anti-sigma F factor antagonist, with translation MSLTIEMEIKHAVLCIRLSGELDHHTADELREQAIAMIEKNDIRHIVLNLEQLSFMDSSGLGVILGRYKQIKQVHGEMVVCAISPAIQRLFDMSGLFKIIKMEPTEEFALHRLGVA, from the coding sequence GTGAGTCTTACCATTGAAATGGAAATAAAACACGCAGTTTTATGTATTCGCTTAAGTGGTGAATTAGATCACCATACAGCGGATGAACTTCGCGAGCAGGCGATAGCAATGATCGAAAAAAACGATATACGTCATATTGTCTTAAATCTAGAACAATTATCCTTCATGGATAGCTCTGGATTAGGGGTTATCTTAGGAAGATACAAACAAATAAAACAGGTGCACGGAGAAATGGTCGTTTGTGCAATTTCCCCTGCAATACAAAGATTATTCGATATGTCTGGTTTATTTAAGATCATCAAAATGGAACCGACTGAGGAATTTGCATTGCATAGATTGGGGGTGGCCTGA
- a CDS encoding D-alanyl-D-alanine carboxypeptidase family protein: MKRFVSFIVTSFLLTCLWSPSAFAAEEKKNTDIVSNVKSAILIERDTGTVLYEKNSNEELPPASMTKIMTMLLIMEALDQGKLKWDEKIRTSEYAASMGGSQIFLEPGEEMTTKEMLRGIAIGSGNDASVAMAERIAGSEEAFVDMMNDKAQKLGLKHTVFKNTTGLPVSGHYSSASDMAVMSKELLKYEDITKFTGMYEAYLRENTDKKFWLVNTNKLVRFYPGVDGLKTGFTAEAKYCLTATAQKNGMRVIAVVFGSPTSKERNAQVTKMLNYAFAQYQTHPMFKRNQTIGQVKISKGNEKSLEAVTSEPLSLLTKKGEKTEDVKQKMFLKKNLNAPITKGEQVGTIKLIKAGKVILESPLVAGKDVKKAGWWTLYKRSFGMFTKAGK, encoded by the coding sequence ATGAAACGATTTGTCTCTTTCATAGTGACATCTTTTTTACTTACATGTTTATGGAGTCCATCTGCATTTGCTGCAGAAGAAAAAAAGAATACGGATATCGTCAGCAATGTAAAATCTGCTATATTAATTGAACGCGATACAGGAACAGTTCTCTATGAGAAAAATAGTAATGAAGAGCTGCCGCCTGCAAGTATGACCAAAATCATGACGATGCTCTTAATTATGGAAGCGTTGGATCAAGGAAAGTTGAAATGGGATGAAAAAATCCGAACAAGTGAGTATGCAGCTTCTATGGGCGGTTCACAAATTTTTCTTGAGCCAGGAGAAGAAATGACAACCAAGGAAATGTTAAGAGGAATTGCAATTGGTTCCGGAAATGACGCATCTGTTGCCATGGCTGAAAGAATTGCAGGTTCAGAAGAAGCGTTTGTTGATATGATGAACGATAAGGCCCAAAAACTAGGATTAAAGCATACGGTCTTTAAGAATACAACTGGACTTCCAGTGAGTGGGCATTATAGCTCAGCATCAGATATGGCTGTTATGTCAAAAGAGCTCCTAAAATATGAAGACATTACAAAATTTACAGGTATGTATGAAGCATACCTTCGTGAAAATACAGACAAAAAATTCTGGCTTGTTAATACAAATAAATTAGTACGTTTTTACCCAGGCGTAGATGGACTTAAAACTGGCTTTACCGCAGAAGCAAAATATTGCTTAACGGCAACAGCCCAAAAAAATGGCATGCGTGTGATTGCGGTCGTTTTTGGTTCCCCAACCTCTAAGGAAAGAAATGCGCAAGTTACTAAAATGCTTAATTATGCCTTTGCTCAATATCAGACACATCCGATGTTTAAGAGAAATCAAACAATAGGTCAAGTCAAAATAAGTAAAGGGAATGAGAAGTCTCTCGAGGCTGTAACAAGCGAACCACTTTCATTACTGACAAAAAAAGGTGAAAAGACAGAGGATGTTAAACAAAAGATGTTCCTGAAAAAAAATCTTAATGCCCCCATTACGAAGGGTGAACAGGTAGGAACTATTAAGCTTATTAAGGCAGGAAAAGTCATTCTTGAAAGCCCTTTAGTGGCGGGTAAAGATGTAAAGAAAGCAGGATGGTGGACACTTTATAAACGTTCATTCGGAATGTTTACGAAGGCTGGCAAGTAA
- a CDS encoding pyrimidine-nucleoside phosphorylase: MRMVDLIEKKRDGQELSTEEIKFIINGYTDGSIPDYQVSALTMAIYFKGMTEKERADLTMAMVESGDQIDLSQIEGIKVDKHSTGGVGDTTTLVLGPLVAALGVPVAKMSGRGLGHTGGTIDKLEAVKGFHVEIENNEFIDLVNKNKIAVIGQSGNLTPADKKLYALRDVTATVDSIPLIASSIMSKKIAAGADAIVLDVKTGAGAFMKTLDDSRELAKAMVRIGNNVGRRTMAVISDMSQPLGYAIGNALEVKEAIDTLKGEGPEDLTELCLTLGSHMVYLAEKASSLSEARTLLENVIKDGSALEKLKVFLSSQGGDASIVDEPSKMPQAKYTFELEAKEDGYVAEIVADEVGTAAMLLGAGRATKESVIDLAVGLVLRKKIGDQVKKGESLVTIYSNFENIEEVKEKLYQNIKTSASKVEAPILIHQEITE; the protein is encoded by the coding sequence ATGAGAATGGTTGACCTAATTGAGAAAAAAAGAGATGGACAGGAATTATCAACAGAAGAAATTAAATTTATTATAAATGGTTATACAGACGGTTCCATTCCAGATTATCAGGTAAGTGCCTTAACAATGGCCATTTATTTTAAGGGAATGACCGAAAAGGAAAGAGCAGATTTAACGATGGCAATGGTTGAATCTGGGGATCAAATTGATTTATCGCAAATTGAAGGGATTAAAGTTGATAAACATTCAACGGGTGGAGTGGGAGACACCACCACCCTCGTTCTCGGACCTCTTGTTGCTGCATTAGGTGTCCCGGTTGCTAAGATGTCCGGTCGTGGTTTAGGTCATACGGGTGGAACAATTGATAAATTAGAGGCTGTTAAAGGCTTCCACGTAGAAATTGAAAATAATGAGTTTATTGACCTAGTTAATAAAAATAAAATTGCAGTAATTGGGCAAAGCGGTAACTTAACACCTGCTGATAAAAAGCTTTATGCACTAAGAGATGTAACGGCTACCGTTGATAGCATTCCGCTTATTGCAAGTTCTATTATGAGTAAAAAGATTGCTGCAGGTGCGGATGCAATTGTTCTTGATGTTAAAACAGGTGCTGGCGCCTTTATGAAGACACTAGATGACTCACGTGAATTAGCTAAGGCAATGGTTCGGATTGGGAACAATGTTGGCAGAAGAACAATGGCTGTCATTTCTGACATGAGCCAGCCGCTAGGATATGCTATCGGAAATGCTCTTGAAGTGAAGGAAGCGATTGATACGCTAAAAGGTGAAGGCCCTGAGGATTTGACAGAGCTTTGTTTAACGCTTGGAAGCCACATGGTTTATTTAGCTGAAAAGGCGAGCTCATTATCAGAAGCACGTACCTTGCTTGAAAACGTCATTAAAGATGGTTCTGCACTTGAAAAATTAAAAGTATTTTTAAGTTCACAAGGCGGGGATGCTTCCATTGTCGATGAACCTTCTAAAATGCCGCAAGCAAAATACACTTTCGAGCTTGAAGCAAAGGAAGATGGTTATGTAGCTGAAATCGTTGCTGATGAGGTTGGAACTGCAGCTATGCTATTAGGAGCTGGAAGAGCAACGAAAGAATCAGTTATTGACCTTGCTGTTGGCCTTGTATTAAGAAAGAAAATCGGTGACCAAGTGAAAAAAGGCGAATCATTAGTAACGATTTACAGCAACTTTGAAAATATCGAAGAAGTAAAAGAAAAACTTTATCAAAATATCAAGACTTCAGCCTCTAAAGTAGAAGCACCAATCCTTATTCACCAAGAAATAACAGAGTAA
- a CDS encoding purine-nucleoside phosphorylase — MNFENIQNAASFLKEKYPNTPKIGLILGSGLGVLADEITNPVKIPYNEIPDFPVSTVEGHAGQLVFGLLNGVEVVAMQGRFHFYEGYSMDKVTFPVRVMKELGVEMLIVTNAAGGVNESFSAGDLMIITDHINNMGTNPLIGPNDSKLGARFPDMSEAYSKELRAMAKEIADRLNINVKEGVYFGNSGPVYETPAEIRMVRVMGGDAVGMSTVPEVIVASHSGMKVLGISCISNMAAGILDQPLTHDEVIETTEKVKADFLSYIKEIVKNIAK; from the coding sequence ATGAACTTTGAAAATATTCAAAATGCTGCTAGCTTTTTAAAAGAAAAATATCCAAATACGCCAAAAATAGGTCTAATATTAGGTTCTGGCTTAGGAGTATTAGCGGATGAAATTACGAATCCGGTCAAAATACCTTATAATGAAATCCCTGATTTTCCTGTTTCTACAGTAGAAGGTCATGCCGGACAACTCGTATTCGGGCTGCTAAATGGCGTAGAAGTTGTCGCTATGCAAGGTCGTTTTCATTTCTATGAAGGATACAGCATGGATAAAGTGACATTCCCAGTTCGTGTTATGAAAGAACTAGGGGTTGAAATGTTAATCGTCACAAATGCAGCTGGCGGTGTAAATGAAAGTTTCTCAGCCGGAGATTTAATGATTATTACTGATCATATTAATAATATGGGGACAAATCCGTTAATCGGACCGAATGATTCCAAGCTAGGTGCTCGCTTTCCAGATATGTCTGAGGCATATTCTAAAGAACTGCGGGCCATGGCAAAAGAAATTGCAGACCGCTTAAACATCAATGTTAAAGAAGGTGTCTATTTCGGAAATTCAGGACCAGTATATGAGACCCCGGCAGAAATTCGAATGGTACGTGTAATGGGCGGTGATGCGGTTGGTATGTCCACTGTACCTGAGGTAATTGTTGCCAGCCACAGTGGAATGAAGGTACTGGGTATTTCATGTATCTCTAATATGGCAGCCGGAATTCTTGATCAGCCGTTAACACATGATGAGGTAATCGAAACGACTGAAAAAGTAAAAGCTGATTTCCTTTCTTATATAAAAGAAATTGTAAAAAATATTGCAAAATAA
- the deoB gene encoding phosphopentomutase: MESTTYKRIFIIVMDSVGIGEAPDAEKFGDKGADTYGHIAERMNGLNMPHMGKLGLSNIREIKGIEKAEKPLAFYTKMQEASNGKDTMTGHWEIMGLNIQTPFQVFPEGFPDELVSELEKRTGRKVIGNKPASGTAVLDELGEEHMKTGALIVYTSADSVLQIAAHEEIVPLEELYNICKIARELTLDEKYMVGRVIARPFLGEPGNFKRTPNRHDYALKPFDRTVMSELKDAGYDVIAIGKISDIYDGEGVTQSLRTVSNMDGMDKLVETFDMDFTGISFVNLVDFDALYGHRRDPEGYGKALEEYDARLPEVFAKMNEDDLLMITADHGNDPVAPGTDHTREYVPLLVYSKRMAEGKELPLRETFADLGATVAENFKVKMPQYGKSFLNELK; this comes from the coding sequence ATGGAGTCAACTACATATAAACGTATTTTTATTATCGTAATGGATTCAGTCGGTATTGGAGAAGCGCCTGATGCGGAGAAATTTGGTGACAAGGGTGCAGATACTTATGGTCATATTGCCGAAAGAATGAATGGCCTTAACATGCCGCATATGGGGAAATTAGGATTAAGTAATATTCGTGAAATTAAAGGGATTGAAAAAGCGGAGAAGCCGTTAGCATTTTATACAAAAATGCAGGAAGCTTCAAACGGAAAAGACACAATGACAGGACACTGGGAAATCATGGGGTTGAATATCCAAACGCCATTTCAAGTATTTCCGGAAGGTTTTCCAGATGAACTTGTTTCTGAATTAGAAAAACGTACTGGCCGAAAAGTGATTGGAAATAAGCCTGCAAGCGGAACGGCCGTTTTGGATGAACTAGGGGAAGAACATATGAAAACGGGGGCTTTAATCGTTTATACTTCTGCTGATTCAGTACTTCAAATTGCTGCCCATGAAGAAATTGTCCCACTTGAAGAGCTTTATAACATTTGTAAAATTGCTCGTGAATTAACGCTTGATGAAAAGTACATGGTGGGACGCGTCATTGCTCGTCCATTCTTAGGTGAACCAGGGAACTTTAAACGGACACCGAACCGTCACGATTATGCTCTAAAACCATTTGACCGCACAGTAATGAGTGAATTAAAAGATGCTGGCTATGATGTGATTGCAATCGGGAAAATTTCTGATATTTATGATGGAGAAGGCGTTACCCAATCACTTAGAACGGTTTCGAATATGGATGGCATGGATAAACTTGTCGAAACTTTTGATATGGATTTCACAGGAATCAGCTTTGTAAATTTGGTAGATTTTGATGCATTATATGGACACCGCCGGGACCCTGAAGGCTACGGAAAGGCACTTGAGGAATATGATGCCCGCCTGCCGGAAGTATTTGCAAAAATGAATGAAGATGATCTGTTAATGATAACAGCAGACCACGGAAATGATCCTGTTGCTCCAGGTACAGACCATACACGTGAATATGTACCATTACTTGTTTACTCAAAGAGAATGGCCGAAGGAAAGGAACTACCTTTACGGGAAACATTTGCTGACCTCGGAGCAACCGTTGCTGAAAACTTTAAGGTGAAAATGCCGCAGTATGGTAAAAGCTTTTTAAATGAATTGAAATAA
- the xerD gene encoding site-specific tyrosine recombinase XerD: MEDQLKDFMDYLIIEKGLAKNTIVSYERDLKSYLHYLKNVESIQSLNDVQRVHIIHFLSFLKDQGKSAKTLARHIASVRAFHQFLLRKKATDQDPSVLIETPKLERAMPKVLSLQEVEILLDAPNLSDHFGKRDKAMLELLYATGIRVSELIGLDIENIHLTMGFVRCNGSGNKERIIPIGKTASEAIKHYLDYGRPHFTTGKHRDDALFLNHQGHRLTRQGFWKILKKLAKEAGIDKELTPHTLRHSFATHLLENGADLRAVQEMLGHADISTTQIYTNVTKTRLKDVYSKFHPRA, from the coding sequence ATGGAAGATCAATTAAAAGATTTTATGGATTACTTGATAATTGAAAAAGGGCTGGCAAAGAATACAATTGTTTCATATGAGCGTGATTTAAAAAGCTATCTTCATTATTTAAAAAATGTAGAATCCATCCAATCTTTAAATGATGTTCAGCGTGTGCATATCATCCATTTTTTAAGTTTTTTAAAGGATCAAGGGAAATCAGCAAAAACATTGGCAAGACATATTGCTTCAGTAAGAGCATTTCATCAATTTTTATTACGGAAAAAGGCAACAGACCAAGATCCATCTGTTCTTATTGAAACACCTAAGCTGGAAAGAGCGATGCCTAAGGTATTAAGTTTACAGGAAGTAGAGATTTTGTTAGATGCACCAAACCTTTCTGACCACTTTGGTAAAAGGGACAAGGCAATGCTGGAGCTCCTCTACGCTACGGGTATCCGTGTTAGTGAGCTAATTGGACTAGATATTGAAAATATTCATCTAACTATGGGATTCGTTCGTTGTAATGGAAGTGGAAATAAAGAGCGAATTATTCCAATTGGGAAGACTGCATCGGAAGCAATCAAGCATTATTTAGATTATGGCAGACCTCATTTTACTACAGGGAAACATCGTGATGACGCCTTGTTTTTAAACCATCAAGGTCATCGGTTAACAAGACAAGGGTTTTGGAAAATATTAAAAAAATTAGCTAAAGAAGCTGGTATAGATAAAGAGCTTACCCCCCATACCCTTCGCCATTCTTTCGCTACCCATTTATTGGAAAATGGTGCGGACTTAAGGGCGGTCCAAGAGATGTTAGGGCATGCAGATATTTCAACTACACAAATATATACAAACGTTACGAAAACAAGGCTAAAAGATGTATATAGTAAATTTCATCCGCGTGCTTGA
- a CDS encoding YqzK family protein has protein sequence MISIIKIALKTLKVFIIFTGCTILFYYGIMWVSEEYQNYHRYDEPEGAALKVSNAVNEESSSWLDRLMLFYLSGE, from the coding sequence ATGATTTCTATTATTAAAATAGCATTGAAAACCTTAAAGGTTTTTATCATATTCACAGGGTGCACTATTCTCTTTTATTATGGTATCATGTGGGTATCTGAAGAATACCAAAATTATCATCGCTATGATGAACCGGAAGGAGCTGCGCTTAAGGTATCGAACGCAGTAAATGAAGAAAGTTCTTCCTGGTTAGATCGGCTGATGCTGTTCTATTTAAGTGGGGAGTAA
- a CDS encoding Fur family transcriptional regulator yields METRIERIKKQLHSASYKLTPQREATVRVLLENEEDHLSAEDVYLLVKEKSPEIGLATVYRTLELLTELKIVDKINFGDGVSRYDLRQEGAAHFHHHLVCIECGAVDEIQEDLLEDVEAVVERRWNFKIKDHRLTFHGICYRCQDKGKEEEKAE; encoded by the coding sequence ATGGAAACAAGAATTGAAAGAATTAAGAAACAGTTGCATTCAGCAAGCTATAAATTAACACCTCAGCGTGAAGCAACCGTTCGAGTTTTGCTGGAAAATGAAGAGGATCATTTAAGTGCAGAAGATGTGTACCTCCTCGTAAAAGAAAAATCGCCTGAGATTGGATTAGCAACTGTTTATCGAACGTTAGAATTGTTAACGGAATTAAAAATCGTTGATAAAATTAATTTTGGTGATGGTGTTTCTCGTTACGATCTTCGCCAAGAAGGTGCTGCCCATTTTCACCATCATCTTGTTTGTATTGAATGTGGTGCCGTTGATGAAATTCAAGAAGATTTACTTGAAGATGTGGAAGCAGTTGTAGAGCGCAGATGGAATTTTAAAATAAAAGACCATCGCCTTACATTTCATGGAATCTGTTACCGCTGCCAGGATAAAGGAAAAGAAGAAGAAAAAGCTGAATAA
- the spoIIM gene encoding stage II sporulation protein M, whose translation MKKRLYQSDAASYFREHSSIFLFIIVLFLMGVIFGAIVVNSMSITQKEDLFYYLSQFFGQVSDGKVAEDNDLFLQSFFHNSKFIGLMWILGISIIGLPVILILLFIKGMVVGFTVGFLVSQMGWKGFMLALVSILPQNLIIIPVFIMMAALSVIFSMRMIKRQFMKKYAQPIMPFFKRYIFAILAAVIFISAASGIEAYLSPWLMKTIISSTSLR comes from the coding sequence ATGAAAAAACGATTGTACCAGTCCGATGCCGCTAGTTATTTCCGTGAGCATTCCTCGATTTTTTTATTTATTATCGTTTTATTTTTAATGGGGGTAATCTTTGGAGCGATAGTGGTTAATAGCATGAGCATTACGCAGAAGGAAGATTTATTCTACTATTTATCACAATTTTTTGGCCAAGTCTCTGACGGTAAAGTGGCAGAAGACAACGATTTATTTTTACAAAGTTTTTTCCACAATAGTAAGTTTATAGGCCTCATGTGGATCCTGGGAATATCGATTATCGGCCTGCCTGTCATTCTCATTCTATTATTTATTAAGGGAATGGTTGTCGGGTTTACAGTTGGCTTTCTTGTCAGTCAAATGGGCTGGAAAGGTTTTATGTTAGCCTTAGTTTCAATACTGCCGCAAAACTTGATTATCATTCCTGTGTTTATTATGATGGCCGCATTATCAGTGATCTTCTCAATGCGAATGATAAAAAGGCAGTTTATGAAAAAATATGCACAACCCATTATGCCTTTTTTCAAAAGATATATTTTTGCCATACTAGCAGCGGTGATTTTTATTTCCGCCGCATCAGGTATTGAGGCTTATTTATCACCTTGGTTAATGAAAACTATCATTAGTTCTACTAGTTTAAGATAA
- a CDS encoding endonuclease Q family protein, with translation MNHYYVDLHIHIGRTWTGKPVKITGAKSLTFTNIIEHARHEKGLNMVGIIDSHSPEVILEIESLIESGEIVEHPEGGLVFGDLTVIPGSELEIYDEQCNGPIHLLCYFPNLFVMREFSSWLSGHLKNIQLSSQRIYSTGLDLQKKVKDLGGIFIPAHVFTPFKSLYGKGVSKSLTEVLDPDMIDGIELGLSSDTNMADQLGELHNYTFVTNSDAHSLAKIAREYQVIAMKEPTFLELHKALKGIDGRKIIANYGLDPLLGKYHKTVCAECLNPATDDDQICTLCGNKKIIKGVADRILELKTAETSPEGRPPYVHQVPLEFIPGLGPKLLEKLVNHFGSEMAILHEVPFEALKEVVPEKIADLIMKAREGKVNLAAGGGGKYGKIADQ, from the coding sequence ATGAATCACTACTATGTAGATTTACATATTCACATTGGACGAACATGGACAGGAAAGCCAGTAAAAATCACTGGGGCCAAATCACTGACGTTTACGAATATTATTGAACATGCCCGGCATGAAAAAGGGCTCAATATGGTTGGAATCATTGACAGCCATTCTCCTGAAGTGATTCTCGAAATAGAAAGCCTGATCGAAAGTGGAGAAATCGTTGAACATCCAGAAGGAGGGTTGGTTTTTGGTGATTTGACCGTTATCCCTGGGTCGGAATTGGAGATTTACGATGAACAATGTAACGGCCCGATCCACCTGCTTTGTTACTTTCCGAATCTTTTCGTGATGCGAGAGTTCTCCTCGTGGCTGTCGGGTCATTTGAAGAATATTCAATTAAGCTCACAAAGGATTTACAGTACTGGTCTTGATTTGCAAAAAAAGGTAAAGGATTTAGGTGGTATTTTTATCCCCGCCCACGTGTTCACACCGTTTAAAAGTTTATATGGCAAAGGAGTTAGTAAGTCCCTAACAGAGGTGTTAGACCCAGATATGATTGATGGGATTGAATTGGGATTAAGCTCCGATACAAATATGGCGGATCAATTAGGAGAGTTACACAACTATACGTTTGTAACAAATTCGGATGCTCACTCGCTTGCAAAAATTGCCCGTGAATATCAGGTGATAGCAATGAAGGAACCGACGTTTCTAGAATTGCATAAAGCTTTAAAAGGGATAGATGGCCGAAAAATCATTGCCAACTATGGACTTGATCCGCTGCTGGGTAAATATCACAAAACGGTTTGTGCAGAATGTTTAAATCCGGCAACCGATGATGACCAAATATGTACTCTTTGCGGTAATAAAAAAATCATTAAAGGGGTAGCTGACCGAATTCTTGAACTGAAGACTGCAGAGACAAGTCCAGAAGGAAGACCGCCCTATGTTCATCAAGTGCCGCTCGAGTTCATCCCCGGTTTAGGGCCAAAATTACTAGAAAAACTTGTCAATCATTTTGGCAGTGAAATGGCGATTCTCCACGAAGTGCCATTTGAGGCATTAAAGGAAGTTGTTCCAGAGAAAATTGCTGACCTTATTATGAAAGCGAGAGAAGGTAAAGTCAACCTAGCAGCCGGTGGGGGCGGAAAATACGGAAAAATCGCTGATCAATAA
- a CDS encoding NUDIX hydrolase has protein sequence MTKLEEKTLQSEEIFSGKVISLHLQDVELPNGKQAKREIIKHPGAVAILAITNDDKVVMVEQYRKALERTIVEIPAGKLEKGEEPAVCARRELEEETGYECEHLELLTSFYTSPGFADEIIHVFLAKGLTKKENAADLDEDEFVNLEELTLEEVDQYVKEQKIYDAKTIFAVQYLQLQEALKNK, from the coding sequence ATGACCAAACTTGAGGAAAAAACGCTCCAAAGCGAAGAAATTTTTTCAGGAAAAGTAATCAGTCTTCATTTACAGGATGTTGAGCTGCCAAACGGTAAACAAGCGAAACGAGAAATTATTAAACATCCAGGGGCTGTCGCTATTTTGGCCATTACCAATGACGACAAAGTGGTAATGGTCGAACAATACCGCAAAGCTCTGGAAAGAACGATAGTTGAGATCCCTGCGGGTAAGCTGGAAAAAGGGGAAGAGCCAGCTGTTTGCGCACGCAGAGAACTAGAGGAAGAAACAGGCTATGAATGTGAACACCTTGAATTACTCACATCGTTTTACACCTCCCCTGGATTTGCCGATGAAATCATCCATGTATTTTTAGCAAAAGGATTGACGAAAAAAGAAAATGCCGCTGACCTTGACGAAGACGAGTTTGTTAATCTTGAGGAATTAACCCTTGAAGAGGTTGATCAATATGTAAAGGAACAAAAGATTTATGACGCGAAAACCATTTTTGCCGTTCAATACTTACAATTACAAGAGGCGTTGAAAAATAAATGA
- the mciZ gene encoding Z-ring formation inhibitor MciZ, with product MKVVVHEKGIILVGKGWEILQKLKEYNKEYVSVSDWVQNVTQK from the coding sequence ATGAAGGTAGTAGTTCATGAAAAGGGCATCATCCTTGTGGGTAAAGGATGGGAAATACTGCAAAAACTGAAGGAGTATAACAAGGAATATGTTTCTGTGTCTGATTGGGTTCAAAATGTAACACAAAAATAA
- a CDS encoding aldo/keto reductase has product MRKRRLGNSDLYVTELGLGCMSIGTEENAARRIIEAALEEGINYFDTADLYDFGENEKIVGQALKDVREQVIIATKVGNRWHSDHSSWTWDPSKAYIKEEVKKSLKRLETDYIDLYQLHGGTIEDPIDDTIEAFEELKAEGFIRYYGISSIRPNVIKKYVEKSNIVSVMMQYSILDRRPEEEVLPLFHEHGISVVTRGPLAKGLLSDKLLEKVSEKGYLDYNYDELRAILPLLKGKVAASRSFTEVALQYNLANPAVASVVAGASSPEQIRSNANAVRSQPLSSEEVAVIKEIAKASIYKEHR; this is encoded by the coding sequence TTGAGAAAAAGAAGACTGGGTAATTCAGATTTATACGTAACCGAGTTAGGACTTGGCTGTATGTCTATTGGTACTGAAGAAAATGCTGCACGACGAATCATTGAAGCAGCCCTTGAAGAAGGTATCAATTATTTTGATACGGCCGATTTATATGATTTTGGTGAAAATGAAAAAATAGTCGGGCAAGCTTTAAAGGATGTCCGGGAACAGGTCATTATTGCAACAAAGGTCGGCAACCGTTGGCATTCCGATCATTCCAGCTGGACATGGGACCCATCGAAGGCATACATAAAGGAAGAAGTGAAAAAAAGCTTAAAACGGCTTGAGACTGACTATATTGACCTTTATCAATTACATGGTGGTACGATTGAAGATCCGATTGATGACACAATCGAAGCGTTTGAAGAATTAAAGGCAGAAGGTTTTATTCGTTATTATGGTATTTCGTCGATTCGACCGAATGTGATTAAGAAATATGTGGAGAAATCTAATATCGTGTCAGTGATGATGCAATATAGCATTCTAGACCGACGCCCTGAGGAAGAAGTATTACCACTTTTTCATGAACATGGTATTAGCGTTGTTACCCGTGGTCCGCTTGCCAAGGGTCTATTAAGTGATAAGCTGTTAGAAAAAGTTTCTGAAAAGGGCTACCTGGATTACAATTATGATGAGTTACGTGCGATTTTACCCTTGTTAAAAGGAAAGGTAGCTGCATCCCGTTCGTTTACAGAAGTGGCTCTTCAGTATAATCTTGCAAACCCTGCAGTGGCATCCGTTGTTGCCGGTGCAAGCAGCCCGGAACAGATTAGGAGTAATGCCAATGCTGTCAGAAGCCAGCCGTTATCCAGTGAAGAGGTAGCTGTAATTAAAGAGATAGCGAAGGCAAGTATTTATAAAGAACATCGTTAA
- a CDS encoding YqkE family protein, with the protein MKKQKRQNNQSKLKKEDTAVTLKDLIDPNLMKQLKEQQDKLKAEEERRKEAEEARKREERRLKEKNKSFEELLNESGMNWKEFK; encoded by the coding sequence ATGAAAAAACAAAAGAGACAAAATAATCAATCTAAACTAAAAAAGGAAGATACAGCGGTAACGCTTAAAGATTTGATTGATCCAAACTTAATGAAACAATTAAAAGAGCAGCAGGATAAGCTAAAAGCTGAGGAAGAGAGAAGAAAAGAAGCGGAAGAAGCGCGAAAGAGAGAAGAACGCAGATTAAAGGAAAAAAACAAATCGTTTGAAGAACTATTAAACGAGAGCGGGATGAATTGGAAAGAATTTAAATAA